Below is a genomic region from Trichoderma asperellum chromosome 2, complete sequence.
CTTAAAAACACGGAACTGAAACTTCCTCTCTATACATGTATCTATAATTACCGAGATAAGCGAGGATGTGGCCAATTTATTCATATTTATGCACGAGCCGTGTAATAGACGTCCCGTCATCAAGAACTTCCGTCTCTTCCTCCAGTGTATAACCTCTCCACTTGGGCAAAAGAATTGTCCACACATACCAGTACAGAACACCAGCCACAATCCTAGTAAAGAATATTAGTTTCCATATAACTAGTGACACTGGAGTGGGAAGATTGATGACTTACGTGCTCATGCCCACCACTGCATAAGTTGCATACCAGAGTCCTCCAGAGGGTTTTCCTTTCGGAGGGAAGAACGGCGCCGCAAGGAGTGCAAGACTTAAGAGCGCTCGAGCTACAATGGTAGATAACCACGCTTTATAAGGCCTCTTCAAGTCTGGTCGCTTGAATCGCAACCATATAAGGCCAACGCCCAATGCAAGGCTGAAAACTTGACTGGGATAACCCTCCACATTGAGGATGAAGGAGAATGCTTCCGAAGTTGGTGGTAGCACAATAACCAAGAATGAAGGGACAAAATTGACGATGAGGCCACCCAAAGGTGAGTTGAATGGCTTGGTTGATGCAAGGATATCCGAGTAAGGTAAAAAGCCCTGCCTGGCAATCTCCTGCTTTAATCGGGCCTGATAATCATAGACGTTAGCCCAAGGTCATCGACTCTGAACAAATGTCCTTTATATTGTCACGTAAAATAAAGCATAAAAGACAGCAACTTACCATTGCAAATGCCACAACAAAAACATTTCCTACCGCAGAGAGAGCAACAGCAAGAGGCAAAATCGTTTTACCCACCTGCTCACCAAATACACGCCGAAAGAAGAGCGCCGCAATGAGCTCTCCGCTTCCCTTGATTTCATCAAGAGGAATAACGATGAAGTATGCGATGTTAATGAGCGCGTACATGGCGCAAGACGTGCCCAGTGCAGTCAATGTTACGGAACGCAGTGTCCGTACAGGGTCTTTAACCTCGTTCAGCACGTTGCTGATGTTATCCAATCCAGCATAAGAGTAGAAAACTTTGAATAACCCCGTCGAAATGACTCCCCAGTTCCAAACACTGTCATCCCACAAGTGATCCCACGACAAGGGGTTGCCGCCCGATGAGGTGTTTAGCGTCGGTCGGAAGAGTACGACGTAGAGACCAGAGAAAAtcatgaagatgatgatgccaatcTTGACCCAACCAAGAAAATCTTGTATCCTGATGCCTGCCTTGGGAGCCAACCCGTGAGTCGCTGTCACCACCAtcagcagagcagcagcgactgCTTTTGCAGCCCGGCCACTCGCATTTTCCActccaaaagcaaagaagacgtAGCGGCTAAAGATGATGCAGTTGCTGGCGGTAAACCCTAGGAACACCGCGTTGATGGCGACTAGCGTAGTGGCAAAGAACCGCGGATATCTGTAAGTAAATTCAAGATAGACTTTCATGCCTCCAGACCGCGGCAGCATGCATCCGTATTCGAGGGACACGGACAGACCAGCGGCTGCAACGAGCGTACCGACAATCCATAACAGCAGTGACAGTCCAGGGCTTCCAACTTGCTGAAGAATAGCTCCAGGCGTGGCAAATATACCGCTGCCGATGACTCTAGATATCACGATGATATAGGCGCTCTGCCAGCTTAGTGTTCGGCCAAGAGCAGACGTCTCTGGCAGTACATCGTCTTCGACTGCACGCGATGGTTGGATCTCGCCGGCATTTTCCGTTTCGCTCAGCGTCGCCAGCGTATCATACTTGTTGTCATCTGCTCCCACAGGTAATGGGCTAGGAGAAGCTTGGAGCAACGGCTGCCTCTCTCCATTATCGTCGCTGGTATCACGGCCAGCCATGATGTATCCTTTGGCACTACAGCTGGCCAAAAGCAGAACTCGAGAACTATAgtgaggaaagaaagggaaggaCAGAATGGCTTTTACTTTTCATTCTCCTCTTATCGGGCAcgaaaaaacaaagagagacgCTCTACTGCCCAACGGCCAGTTCGGATCGCCAATAATACCCATTGCTACCCAGAACCATCTTTGGCGCTGATAAAGCTAGAGAGGCAATGCCCACACACAGCAGAGCAGGCACTCTGTCATTCCCGAAGATCCCATGGCCGGCATGACATACACACGAGACGCGTCCTCGTCAGCCAAAACGTTTATTGCGCGATTGGTTCCATTAATAAGGCAGACAACGCCGCCCGTGGCCAGTTGTTGAGACACCCAAATTCCATGGCGCGAGCCTCAAGCGCTCGCACGCCATCGCCTTATTGCCGCAGATAAGAGGTAAGCACTTGGAGGCTCCTAATTGAACTTTTCTGCTAGCGATGGGGGGGAACATGTTTAAGCTCTAGCGATGCTGTCTTGATAACATTTATATGGAGTATACAAGCATATATATGTAGATTGCCTGTCGTTGGCATGCGTGGCGGGTAGTACAGGGTATAATTCCATACCTCGCAATGCGCGATATTGAATGCTGCACGCTCTTAAAGTGAACACCAGATCCGCTTCCCTGCGAATTTTCTAGACGGCGTTGTCTAACTAGTAGTCCTCCGTAGCATACTTGCTAATAAGATTCTAAATGGGCTGAGAAATTATTAGCTCAGGGGAATCGAAAGCCAATTATTCAGTTTACCTAGCTAAGTCGCTATTCAAGTAGCTGGCTTTGTCAACTTGCGCCTCCTTTCAGCCATCAGCTCTCCTTATTAAGCAAGGATGATCAAGATCAGGCTTGCGCATTGATTGAGATGATGCCACTCTGTTTCGGTGTTTCCCTTGGCTAAGGCAATGTCGCAGCTTATGGATAACACATTGTTTTATTTTGAAAGGTCGTTCTGAGTAGAATATCGATTCGTTAATTAGAGATGTGAGCCTTTTAGCATAGAACACAAAATATCAGCAGTGATCTTTAGTACAAGCTGTTTTACATTTCAAGTTCACGAACGGCCCATTTACGTATTTCTAGGCTAAAGCTCGATCTGGTCTGTCTCACAAGCATTCGTCACTTACCCATGAGGTTTCGGATAACAAAGAGACCGTCCTTTTCCAGAATTCGATTCTTAACTAGAAGCAAGTTCCAGATTCATTCACTCTCCAGGATAGCTCCGCCTTACCCACCCCGATGCCTAGAACGTAGAGCTGCTACGGGCGATCTCCCGACAGATCTAATCACGATGAGATCGGAGGTTGAATAGTAAGGCACTAAGCACAGAACTATTCTAGACCGACTGCCTCAAAAAGTAGTTTTGCAGCTATATCGCAACCGATGTTTTATATATCAGGCCACCAAAGAACTATATGACTCCATAAGCGTCTACATTTGCTTTCCACTGGTGTTTCATCTAAGCTTAGCCGCACATTCAGCTCCCTCAACTCAGGATCCCAACCCACAAGTAAGGTCTCGacctcttctcctccaggGAGGGTAAGAAAAACCGCAAAGGTAAGATAGTATCCCTTCGCTCGGATGCTTGTAGTGCGTTGAGCCGCCGCACCCCTCTTGCATGAGTTTACCATACTCCTTCAAGATCCACAGTTGATCGACCACCCAGCTCTAGCCTGTGGACACGACCTGAAATCCGTTGAGATTGTCTGGGCCTATCATTGCAGtatagtacggagtagtggCCATGTTATCGGCGACCTGAAAACGGTGTGCCGTCGGTGATCCTTGATGCTTGCGCAGGCTTGATTGGCTTGAATCCAACGTCAGGCAGGTGAACGGGATGGCTTATGCGTGGCTATCGAGTGAACGACCTGCCTTTTGTTTTAGTGCGTCACTGTTGACCCATCTACGCGAACGCATACTGCATATCCTATGTGTATTACATATCTACCTATCAGTGTGCATTCTACCCACCTAAACTCTTAGGTTGAAATAATCATCAGCAACTTGTATCAATAATCTACTAGGCGGAACAGCACAAGATATTAAGTCTTTGTATCTAGCTATATACTAACCTCTAAATAGGTGGAGATGAATGATTATGGCAGTCAGTAGAAGAAACGGCTCGAAGTAAGCCTATAGGTAACTATAtgtgtatacatgtactttcaATCACACTCCTCATCCGAGTATCGGATATAGTGCTGCAGTCGATAAGTAGGGGGTTTGTATCTTTTGCCTCTAGCCTTGTTACCTCCTTGAATCCTAGAATCACTAGAGAAAACAACCCAATGCTACTTATCATATTCTGACACTTACGCCCTTGCTTGGCATTGCATGATCCCAGTCTAGCTGAAAGGGAGAGTTTGAGACATCTGCGGCTGAAGCGGGCCATGAAATAGAACCACGGACGCAGTAGTGATTATAGTGCCAAGCATGACGTATTGTTCGTCTATTTGGGCACCGGGACCCTTAGGGGATGTGATATGTCACTTGGCTATCCCGTGCATATTGTACTCTGTCAAATTGGCCATTAGGAGAATCACGGCCTAGGTCCCACGCGAAGCAAGGCTACTTAAAAATACGTGTAGTTTATACAGTATATGCGGAACATGTCATGCAGTAGCACAAGCCGGTTACTTCAAGAGATTCGAGGCGCAGTAGCAGGTATGTTGTAGCTGATGAGACAACAGTCTCAGATGGGGTGAGCTTATAAAAGAGACATGAAGCAGGTTTTGGTAATATAGTGTCTATTTCTCGAACTTCGGCTGCCATCGAATATGACTATAGCATGCACAAATGCTATTCCTTGCTGTCAGGTGATAAAATACCTGCCTTATTTGTTCACACTTACGCTACTTGTTTCACCCTCTCGATACTGTCCCCCACTCAGAATCTCGTTCTTAATTGGTCTCGTTCCCGAAGTCCATTTTCAGTTTGGGGGCcgatttcttctctttcacctATCTACTCTAGAGTCTTGttgtctcttcttggcaCTGGGTTTGTGCTTCGTTTCTCAGGTATCAACAATTTCGCGGGTGCGCACCACTATGCACACGCGCATGCGTGTTTTGGCCTTTTATGCAGTTTGTTTCACACCTTTTATCGCGCTACATCGACGCCACCAAGCAGCTTGGAAGGTAAAAGTGTATGTTCTCTTCGTGCTGCTTCTACACATGCCCTCTTATACTAGAATTAGCaggtaaatatatattcataATAGAGCTTATTCATAATAGAGCTTAGGTAATACGGCAACTACTTGTAATAGATGTCTACAACCAGCAAGGATATCTCTCTTAATATAAGTAGGCATTGCTACCTAGTGATATTACTCTACGAGAGAAACAGCAGGGTGTCGAGAGCCTGCCTTTAAATGATACATAGAGTCAATACAAGCTCGGTATCAACACAGCCAATAACACTGCGTTTATCACCGGAGCTACCTCCGGGTTTTCAGGGTTGTTGGGATGTCATCATCCATGTACGTCAATTGGTCACCCATCAAGCTGAAGG
It encodes:
- a CDS encoding uncharacterized protein (EggNog:ENOG41~TransMembrane:12 (i74-94o106-127i148-176o188-207i219-242o262-282i302-324o354-375i403-423o435-453i465-485o497-517i)), with product MAGRDTSDDNGERQPLLQASPSPLPVGADDNKYDTLATLSETENAGEIQPSRAVEDDVLPETSALGRTLSWQSAYIIVISRVIGSGIFATPGAILQQVGSPGLSLLLWIVGTLVAAAGLSVSLEYGCMLPRSGGMKVYLEFTYRYPRFFATTLVAINAVFLGFTASNCIIFSRYVFFAFGVENASGRAAKAVAAALLMVVTATHGLAPKAGIRIQDFLGWVKIGIIIFMIFSGLYVVLFRPTLNTSSGGNPLSWDHLWDDSVWNWGVISTGLFKVFYSYAGLDNISNVLNEVKDPVRTLRSVTLTALGTSCAMYALINIAYFIVIPLDEIKGSGELIAALFFRRVFGEQVGKTILPLAVALSAVGNVFVVAFAMARLKQEIARQGFLPYSDILASTKPFNSPLGGLIVNFVPSFLVIVLPPTSEAFSFILNVEGYPSQVFSLALGVGLIWLRFKRPDLKRPYKAWLSTIVARALLSLALLAAPFFPPKGKPSGGLWYATYAVVGMSTIVAGVLYWYVWTILLPKWRGYTLEEETEVLDDGTSITRLVHKYE